One window from the genome of Rufibacter tibetensis encodes:
- a CDS encoding toxin-antitoxin system YwqK family antitoxin: MGEIKVWAKVLLLMGVALGLHQQTQAQIIGKDKKKIFFWQKSKDLVVVTPVDTAILNDSLAKPSLAIAAKDSAAEKKKEKKEAKKKKTYFGYRVKKGFARQGKGKNQIVETFYYLREYKDPNPYVRDKHFFDVKKRRIFRSPTLDPSKTQMLILHGPYTKKRGDVLIEQGYFFVGAKHLRWETFRTDSTLTQRQHYEKGFLRDAVISYYDAAKTKIKEVIPYQYGQVQGEYYKFYENGQLEWQGTYDKGRKVGTWINFYDFRGRRQYEFQYAESAFDKPIEPVLVKQYDRHGSLVFERK; encoded by the coding sequence ATGGGCGAAATAAAAGTTTGGGCAAAGGTACTGTTATTAATGGGAGTGGCCTTGGGGCTGCACCAGCAAACGCAGGCTCAGATTATTGGCAAGGATAAAAAGAAGATTTTCTTTTGGCAGAAATCTAAAGACCTGGTCGTCGTTACTCCGGTAGACACGGCTATCTTAAATGATTCTCTGGCAAAACCTTCTCTGGCCATTGCGGCTAAAGACAGTGCGGCAGAGAAAAAGAAAGAGAAAAAAGAGGCCAAGAAGAAAAAGACTTACTTTGGGTACCGTGTCAAGAAAGGATTTGCCCGGCAAGGCAAAGGGAAAAACCAGATTGTAGAGACCTTCTACTATCTGCGCGAATACAAAGACCCTAATCCGTATGTGCGTGACAAACATTTCTTTGACGTTAAAAAGCGGAGAATCTTCAGGTCCCCTACGCTAGACCCTTCTAAGACCCAGATGCTCATCTTGCATGGGCCATACACCAAAAAGCGGGGCGATGTCCTGATTGAGCAAGGCTACTTCTTTGTAGGTGCCAAGCACCTGCGGTGGGAAACCTTTCGGACAGACAGCACCCTCACCCAGCGGCAACACTATGAAAAGGGCTTCCTGCGTGATGCTGTCATCTCGTATTATGATGCGGCCAAGACCAAGATAAAGGAAGTGATTCCGTATCAGTACGGTCAGGTGCAGGGCGAATACTACAAGTTCTATGAAAACGGCCAGTTAGAATGGCAGGGAACGTATGACAAAGGCCGAAAAGTAGGAACCTGGATTAACTTCTATGACTTCAGAGGACGCCGCCAGTATGAGTTCCAATACGCTGAGTCAGCGTTTGACAAACCTATAGAACCCGTGCTTGTAAAGCAGTACGATCGGCACGGCTCCCTGGTATTCGAGAGAAAATAG
- a CDS encoding YraN family protein: protein MAHNTTLGKLGEQAAEAHLSALGYRILERNYRYKRAEVDLIASKEKVLVLVEVKTRSTHQYGFPEEAVSSRKEALLQLAAENYIEVHGWQHDVRFDVISILWEKDQPKIFHIEDAFH from the coding sequence ATGGCGCATAATACTACTTTGGGCAAACTTGGGGAACAGGCTGCTGAGGCACACCTGAGTGCCTTAGGGTATAGGATACTGGAAAGGAATTACCGTTACAAACGCGCCGAAGTAGATTTGATTGCCTCTAAAGAAAAGGTACTGGTATTAGTAGAAGTAAAAACCCGAAGTACGCATCAATATGGTTTTCCGGAAGAGGCTGTGTCTTCAAGAAAAGAAGCTTTGCTCCAGTTAGCGGCAGAGAATTACATAGAGGTACACGGGTGGCAGCATGATGTCCGGTTTGATGTCATCTCAATTCTATGGGAGAAGGATCAGCCAAAGATTTTTCACATAGAAGATGCATTCCATTAG
- the lipB gene encoding lipoyl(octanoyl) transferase LipB produces MKQNKDIVFEKMGLVDYQQAWDYQEQLLKGVVDIKTQNRSLPDSEKLSTPNYLLLCQHPHVYTLGKSGHESHLLLDEQGLAEKNATFYKINRGGDITYHGPGQMVAYPILDLENFFTDIHQYLRLLEEAVIQVLAEYGVQAGRISGLTGVWLDFEEQRNPRKICAMGVKCSRWVTMHGLALNVNTDLAYFGNIVPCGISDKAVTSLEQEVGRVVPLEEVEEKLLKQLERLFEAKMLVQQYEERH; encoded by the coding sequence ATGAAGCAGAACAAAGACATTGTTTTTGAGAAAATGGGATTGGTAGATTACCAGCAGGCCTGGGACTATCAGGAGCAGCTTCTAAAAGGAGTAGTAGATATTAAAACGCAGAACAGGTCTTTGCCAGATTCTGAGAAGCTCTCTACGCCCAACTACCTCCTGCTCTGTCAGCACCCCCATGTGTACACCCTGGGGAAAAGCGGTCATGAATCACATCTTCTATTAGATGAGCAGGGCCTGGCAGAAAAGAACGCTACATTCTATAAAATCAATCGGGGTGGTGACATCACCTATCACGGTCCCGGTCAAATGGTGGCCTACCCTATTCTAGATCTGGAGAACTTCTTTACAGACATTCATCAGTATTTACGGCTCTTGGAAGAAGCCGTCATTCAGGTGTTGGCAGAGTACGGTGTTCAGGCGGGCAGGATTTCCGGGTTAACGGGTGTGTGGCTTGATTTTGAAGAACAGCGAAATCCCAGAAAGATTTGTGCTATGGGTGTGAAGTGCAGTCGATGGGTGACCATGCATGGGTTAGCGCTTAACGTGAACACAGACCTTGCTTATTTCGGGAATATTGTGCCCTGCGGCATTTCAGATAAGGCGGTGACGTCTCTGGAGCAGGAAGTAGGCCGGGTAGTACCTCTGGAAGAGGTGGAGGAAAAGCTGCTTAAGCAGTTGGAAAGATTATTTGAAGCTAAGATGTTGGTGCAACAGTATGAAGAAAGACATTGA
- a CDS encoding MraY family glycosyltransferase, with the protein MKFLTYLLSFSWSFFIALFAIPSIVYVAHLKNILDQPNKRTVHVSLTPRLGGLGVFAGFMSALTIFGDLSNGVQQVLAGCIILFFGGLKDDLVSISAFKKFFMQVLATGVVMFIADIRITSFQGIFNIHELPDGLSYGFTFFTIVGITNAINLIDGLDGLAGSIVTVIISTFGFFFWYAHIDTYSNYAGVAVCLIGGLLGFLRYNFYKARIFMGDTGSLLCGFVVSIMAIQFIEMRAVPSAPAVALGVLFVPLFDTIRVSLIRIMRGVSPFSPDKNHIHHRVLAMGFSQVATVIILVLVNALVILFVFNFSHWGNLTLLLCLLGFSVVLSLVLGQYSTKSTSTT; encoded by the coding sequence ATGAAATTTCTAACATACCTACTCTCCTTTAGCTGGTCCTTCTTTATTGCCTTGTTTGCCATTCCCTCTATTGTGTATGTAGCGCACTTAAAGAACATTCTGGATCAGCCTAATAAGCGCACAGTGCACGTGTCGCTTACGCCACGCTTGGGAGGGTTAGGAGTTTTTGCTGGCTTCATGTCAGCGTTGACTATCTTCGGAGATCTGTCAAATGGGGTGCAACAAGTTCTGGCGGGTTGTATCATTCTTTTCTTCGGAGGGTTGAAAGATGACCTGGTTTCTATCTCAGCCTTTAAGAAATTTTTTATGCAGGTACTGGCCACGGGGGTGGTTATGTTTATTGCTGATATTAGGATAACCAGTTTTCAAGGGATCTTCAACATACATGAGTTGCCAGATGGCTTAAGCTATGGTTTTACTTTCTTTACCATTGTAGGGATCACCAATGCCATTAACCTGATTGATGGACTGGATGGTTTGGCGGGAAGCATTGTTACTGTAATCATCTCTACTTTCGGTTTCTTTTTCTGGTACGCGCATATTGACACCTATTCCAATTACGCAGGAGTAGCGGTGTGTCTTATTGGTGGCCTTTTAGGCTTTTTAAGGTACAACTTCTACAAGGCTAGAATTTTCATGGGAGATACCGGGTCTTTGCTCTGTGGGTTTGTCGTCTCTATTATGGCCATCCAGTTTATTGAGATGCGGGCGGTGCCTTCTGCCCCGGCGGTTGCCTTAGGAGTACTCTTTGTGCCCCTGTTTGATACCATCAGGGTTTCACTTATCAGAATCATGAGAGGGGTGTCTCCTTTTTCACCAGATAAAAACCATATCCACCACCGTGTATTAGCCATGGGCTTCAGTCAGGTAGCTACGGTTATTATCCTGGTCTTGGTGAATGCTCTCGTGATTTTGTTTGTGTTCAATTTCTCTCATTGGGGTAACCTGACACTGCTGCTTTGTCTATTAGGGTTCTCGGTTGTGCTTAGTTTGGTTTTAGGGCAGTATTCCACAAAATCAACTTCAACCACTTAG
- a CDS encoding DUF4271 domain-containing protein, with the protein MIYKEGQNKLVPYLPEFHDEHLALYQWVSLDRFTNPKIEFAARKELCLFLDNQLVFVADSTARYTVDLSKYLKPGKKYLLSVWHPDQQPNYPSFKVPQEQLVSISTRPDSIYRPLVKQPDGHRSALIFFMVIVGLIYGALRMTFYNDFASIFRWSSFTKLSTLEDGLLAKPVGNWSSILFVLAFALSFALLIVAVHTDLEDLALLSQLFTATQADLISKILLYTLIIFLFVLLKYLFLQLMGFIFGVGEMVLSQYREFLRTLLGMGLILPFVLLLYLGLWTSIPQVVYWIANVSITALLVFTMMRTFHTVSKKYSLQNLHLFSYLCATEVIPLMILLKLIVFV; encoded by the coding sequence ATGATTTATAAGGAGGGGCAAAACAAGTTAGTGCCTTACTTGCCTGAATTCCATGATGAGCACCTGGCCCTATACCAATGGGTTAGTTTAGACAGGTTCACCAATCCTAAAATTGAATTTGCCGCCCGTAAAGAGCTCTGCCTCTTTCTAGATAATCAGCTTGTTTTTGTGGCAGATTCCACAGCTCGGTATACAGTAGATTTATCGAAGTACTTAAAGCCAGGGAAGAAATACCTTCTTTCAGTTTGGCACCCAGACCAGCAACCCAATTACCCCTCTTTTAAAGTTCCTCAGGAACAATTGGTGTCAATAAGTACAAGGCCTGATTCAATCTACAGGCCTTTGGTGAAGCAGCCCGACGGGCACAGAAGCGCCTTAATCTTTTTCATGGTCATAGTAGGACTGATTTATGGTGCTCTCCGGATGACGTTCTATAATGATTTTGCCAGTATTTTCAGGTGGAGCAGCTTTACTAAGCTTTCAACCTTAGAAGACGGTTTGTTGGCAAAGCCAGTAGGCAACTGGTCAAGTATTCTCTTTGTCCTGGCTTTCGCGCTATCTTTTGCGCTTCTTATTGTGGCTGTTCATACAGACTTAGAGGACCTGGCTCTATTGAGTCAGTTGTTTACGGCCACTCAGGCGGATCTTATTTCCAAAATCCTCCTTTACACCCTTATCATCTTCTTGTTTGTTCTGCTAAAATACTTATTCCTCCAGTTAATGGGGTTCATCTTTGGGGTGGGTGAAATGGTGTTATCCCAATATAGGGAGTTCTTGCGGACTTTATTAGGGATGGGGCTGATTTTGCCTTTCGTTTTGCTCCTGTATCTGGGCTTATGGACCTCAATTCCTCAGGTAGTTTACTGGATTGCCAATGTGAGCATTACGGCACTTCTGGTGTTCACTATGATGAGGACTTTTCATACTGTTAGTAAAAAATATTCACTCCAAAATCTACATTTATTTTCCTACCTTTGCGCCACAGAAGTGATTCCGCTGATGATTTTGCTTAAACTAATTGTTTTTGTGTAG
- a CDS encoding uroporphyrinogen-III synthase, translating to MADGKEVLGADRHSKKISSILVTQPKPANDNSPYLSIAEKYGIKVDFRAFIEIEPVSYKEFRKDKVSILDHTAVIFTSRNAVDHFFRICSEGKIEVPAEMKYFCISDQTAYYLQKYIVLRKRKLFIGGKTASDLFDVLKKHKTEKFLYPCSNIRKEDIPVFMRANNFDFTEATMYKTVASDLSDLAEVKYDCIAFFSPSGVHSLFVNFPDFVQDGTRIAAFGPTTAQAVRDAGLELDIEAPMPNAPSMTGAIEVYIQQHSKKK from the coding sequence ATGGCTGACGGTAAAGAAGTGTTGGGTGCTGATAGACATTCAAAGAAAATTTCTAGTATTCTAGTCACGCAGCCAAAGCCGGCAAATGATAATTCACCGTACCTGAGCATTGCTGAGAAGTACGGGATCAAAGTAGATTTCAGAGCTTTTATTGAAATAGAGCCAGTCTCTTACAAAGAGTTCAGAAAGGATAAGGTTTCTATTTTGGATCATACGGCGGTTATTTTCACTAGCCGGAATGCGGTAGACCATTTCTTTAGAATCTGTTCTGAGGGTAAAATTGAAGTGCCTGCGGAAATGAAGTACTTCTGTATTTCTGATCAAACGGCATACTACCTGCAGAAGTATATCGTTTTACGAAAGCGGAAATTGTTCATTGGTGGTAAAACAGCTTCTGACCTGTTTGATGTGCTCAAGAAGCACAAGACAGAGAAGTTCCTTTACCCTTGCTCCAATATCAGGAAGGAAGATATTCCCGTGTTCATGCGGGCCAATAATTTTGACTTCACAGAAGCAACCATGTATAAAACTGTGGCTTCTGACTTGTCAGATCTGGCTGAGGTGAAGTATGACTGTATTGCGTTCTTCAGTCCATCAGGAGTACATTCACTTTTCGTTAATTTTCCTGACTTTGTTCAGGATGGCACCCGGATTGCGGCCTTTGGTCCTACTACCGCACAAGCTGTACGCGATGCTGGGTTAGAGCTTGATATTGAAGCTCCTATGCCTAATGCTCCTTCTATGACAGGGGCAATTGAGGTTTACATCCAACAACACTCTAAGAAAAAGTAA
- a CDS encoding PorP/SprF family type IX secretion system membrane protein: MMRKIGFLVFLIGLLSPFLGLAQQLPQFSHYAFNGQFISPGYAGIKGQTELNVLYRYQWLGYNASFDTGGSPKTALFTVSAPVTALKGGVGLVVMKDEIGPVDIFHAQLAYSYHVSLGGGTLGLGVQGGLTNMSKGGYRANEQGDVRVPFNSSDRKFDMGAGVWYQHDNWYAGAGITNLLGAVYEFENQAQDNNYGTVTGEKHLMVTGGYEAELSDAIDVVPTVLLKRDMSAGVTSVEAGARAIFNDKFWGGAGYRFGEAITGMLGVYLMKDNALSFGYAFDYTAVGTDAKSATSHEVILGYRLPKPRNNAKPPVRTPRYFF, from the coding sequence ATGATGCGCAAAATTGGTTTCCTGGTATTTCTGATCGGGCTTTTATCTCCCTTTTTGGGGCTGGCACAGCAGTTGCCGCAGTTTAGCCATTATGCATTTAATGGCCAGTTCATAAGCCCAGGGTACGCAGGCATCAAAGGCCAGACAGAGTTAAATGTCCTTTACAGGTATCAGTGGTTGGGCTACAATGCCTCATTTGATACAGGAGGCTCTCCTAAAACTGCCTTATTTACCGTCTCTGCTCCTGTAACAGCTTTAAAAGGTGGGGTAGGATTGGTGGTGATGAAAGATGAGATTGGACCAGTTGATATCTTTCATGCCCAATTAGCCTATTCTTACCATGTATCACTTGGTGGCGGAACTTTGGGGTTAGGTGTGCAGGGCGGCCTTACCAATATGAGCAAAGGAGGTTACCGGGCAAATGAACAGGGAGATGTAAGAGTACCGTTCAATAGTTCTGACCGCAAATTTGATATGGGTGCTGGGGTGTGGTACCAACATGATAATTGGTATGCGGGAGCAGGTATCACCAACTTGCTAGGAGCTGTTTATGAATTCGAGAACCAGGCTCAAGACAACAACTACGGCACTGTTACTGGTGAAAAACACCTGATGGTAACAGGCGGGTATGAGGCAGAACTATCTGATGCAATAGATGTTGTTCCAACAGTGCTGCTTAAGCGAGACATGAGTGCTGGCGTTACTTCCGTGGAAGCCGGAGCAAGAGCAATATTCAACGATAAATTCTGGGGTGGCGCCGGATATAGGTTTGGAGAAGCCATTACAGGTATGTTGGGTGTGTATCTTATGAAAGATAATGCTTTAAGCTTTGGATATGCCTTTGATTATACTGCCGTAGGCACTGATGCCAAAAGTGCTACCTCTCATGAAGTGATATTGGGCTACAGGTTGCCAAAACCTAGAAATAATGCAAAGCCCCCTGTCAGGACCCCCCGTTACTTTTTTTAA
- the porK gene encoding T9SS ring complex lipoprotein PorK/GldK yields the protein MIKFLQFSAIALSVVLLAGCGMGRDSQGDVIGSEDRPEFNPQEVPYGMVACPGGTFHMGQTDQDIAASMSNMNKQVTIGGFYMDETEITNNEYRQFVDAIRQDSLDVLGEEFVMTQLYPDTTVWVKDFTYHMGDPLMEYYFSHPAFDDFPVVGVDWFAAKYFNNWRTKHKNNYNVESGMAPMPSFRLPSEAEWEYAARGGRDLATYPWGGPYLRNAKGCMLANFKPGRGDYYSDGFTYTAPVGQYYPNDFGLYDMSGNVAEWCEDAYSEATVPVVWDLNPTYYDDNEPRKIVRGGSWKDIAHFLETGVRNFEYQDSARSFIGFRSAMIYIGRSSDFDLRR from the coding sequence ATGATTAAGTTTTTACAGTTTTCTGCCATTGCTTTAAGCGTAGTCTTACTGGCAGGTTGTGGTATGGGTAGAGATTCGCAGGGAGATGTGATTGGGTCTGAAGATCGGCCGGAGTTCAATCCTCAGGAAGTTCCTTATGGGATGGTAGCCTGCCCGGGTGGGACTTTCCATATGGGCCAAACCGACCAGGATATAGCTGCCAGCATGTCTAATATGAACAAGCAGGTGACTATTGGCGGTTTCTACATGGACGAAACGGAGATCACTAACAATGAGTATCGTCAGTTCGTGGATGCTATTCGTCAAGACTCATTGGATGTTCTGGGTGAGGAGTTCGTGATGACTCAGCTATATCCAGACACAACTGTATGGGTAAAAGACTTTACTTACCACATGGGTGACCCATTGATGGAGTATTACTTTTCTCACCCAGCCTTTGATGACTTCCCGGTTGTGGGGGTTGACTGGTTTGCGGCAAAGTACTTCAACAACTGGAGAACCAAGCATAAAAATAATTATAACGTAGAAAGCGGCATGGCGCCAATGCCAAGCTTCCGTTTGCCTTCTGAAGCTGAGTGGGAGTATGCAGCCCGTGGCGGTCGTGATTTAGCTACCTATCCTTGGGGCGGTCCATACCTGCGTAACGCCAAAGGTTGTATGTTAGCTAACTTCAAACCAGGTCGTGGTGACTATTACAGTGATGGCTTTACATATACTGCGCCTGTAGGACAATATTACCCTAATGACTTCGGTTTATATGATATGTCAGGCAACGTAGCTGAGTGGTGCGAAGATGCTTACTCTGAGGCTACTGTGCCGGTAGTGTGGGATTTGAACCCAACTTACTATGATGACAATGAGCCCCGCAAAATTGTACGCGGCGGTTCCTGGAAGGACATCGCGCATTTTCTGGAAACAGGAGTTCGGAACTTTGAATATCAAGATTCTGCTCGTTCCTTCATAGGCTTCCGTAGCGCTATGATCTACATTGGACGTTCATCTGACTTTGATCTGAGAAGATAG
- the porL gene encoding type IX secretion system motor protein PorL/GldL gives MSKSRGNFFFDKVMPKIYGIGAAVVIVGALFKILHLNGANEMLIVGLGTEAIIFFLSAFQPNPPHEPEWERVYPQLRDDYDGPLPTVPAATAGPSITGDLDKMLRDANVTPATISSLGQGLNRLSDTASQMSDLTDATVATKEYAARVRTATGSLEKINDAYGTTLQVVSQMATATADTQAYHAQVQQVTKNLGALNAVYEMELQDANNHLKTINKFYGSIGSAMENLTQASRETEQFKDEVTNLTKNLHSLNNVYGNMLNAMRG, from the coding sequence ATGAGTAAGTCAAGAGGCAACTTCTTCTTCGATAAGGTGATGCCAAAAATTTATGGTATTGGTGCCGCTGTAGTTATTGTTGGAGCATTATTTAAAATTCTCCACTTAAATGGAGCAAACGAAATGCTAATTGTTGGTCTAGGAACCGAAGCCATTATCTTCTTCTTAAGTGCCTTCCAGCCAAATCCACCACATGAGCCAGAGTGGGAGCGTGTATATCCACAATTGCGTGATGATTATGACGGTCCACTTCCAACAGTTCCTGCAGCTACGGCTGGTCCTTCTATAACAGGTGATCTAGATAAAATGCTGCGCGATGCTAACGTAACGCCTGCAACTATCAGCTCTTTAGGTCAAGGCTTGAACCGTTTAAGTGATACTGCTTCTCAAATGTCAGATTTGACAGATGCTACAGTAGCTACTAAAGAATATGCAGCACGTGTAAGAACTGCTACCGGTTCATTGGAAAAAATCAATGATGCGTATGGTACTACGTTGCAAGTTGTCTCTCAAATGGCAACCGCTACGGCAGATACTCAGGCTTACCATGCACAAGTACAGCAGGTAACAAAGAACTTAGGTGCTTTGAACGCAGTGTATGAAATGGAACTTCAGGACGCCAATAACCACCTGAAAACCATCAACAAGTTCTATGGTAGCATTGGCAGTGCCATGGAAAACCTTACACAGGCTAGCCGTGAAACTGAACAATTCAAAGACGAGGTAACTAACCTAACCAAGAATCTGCATTCATTGAACAACGTGTATGGCAACATGTTAAATGCCATGAGAGGATAA
- the porM gene encoding type IX secretion system motor protein PorM/GldM, with amino-acid sequence MAGGKETPRQKMIGMMYLVLTALLALNVSSAILLKFQFIDASLMEVNRKTVSDNQGAVKGIQAAVAEGASTAKDQQVVAQAQQVSAKTAEVVAFIRSLRDELEKATGGKDAEGNYLNPEANEIVNEVMIGGLKKGKGYELEAKLNEYAAFLRPFNPKAPEKLAMSGTEDPRVANNKDQRKKNFAQLNFEETPMVAALATLAQKESEVLKYEAETLSQLAQKVGADIIKFENIFAMASAESKTVAAGTKYKAEMFLAASSDAVTPTMSVDGRPISVKGGKGQIEFTATAGNYDAEGNAKKRWTGKVRFRQASGRDTTFTVTQDYVVAKPVMQIQSASINSLYFNCGNELSVQVPALGAVYDPSFSASGATVVKGAKKGFLTIIPTSRQVKLNVSSGGNAIGSQDFTVKLVPRPRVVASANGRPVDVVKGMPAPGPRTLTVQALADESFKNQLPKDARYRVTQYTVYLVRGSRPVGSVQGNGPTVSLGNLAGQARPGDRIAIDVKEIRRMNYRDQQEVVPSDNSSITFQLN; translated from the coding sequence ATGGCTGGAGGAAAAGAGACGCCACGGCAAAAGATGATCGGGATGATGTATCTCGTTTTGACGGCGCTGTTGGCATTGAACGTAAGCTCTGCAATACTTTTAAAATTCCAATTTATAGATGCCAGCTTAATGGAGGTGAACCGTAAAACGGTATCAGACAACCAGGGAGCAGTAAAAGGCATCCAAGCAGCAGTAGCAGAAGGAGCTAGTACAGCAAAAGATCAGCAGGTGGTAGCGCAAGCACAACAAGTAAGCGCGAAGACAGCTGAAGTAGTAGCTTTTATCCGCAGTTTGCGGGATGAATTGGAAAAAGCGACGGGTGGTAAGGATGCAGAAGGAAATTACCTGAATCCAGAAGCCAATGAAATTGTAAATGAGGTAATGATTGGCGGCCTTAAAAAAGGCAAAGGCTATGAACTAGAAGCTAAGCTGAACGAATATGCTGCCTTTTTGCGTCCGTTTAACCCTAAGGCTCCAGAAAAGCTCGCAATGAGCGGAACTGAAGATCCGCGGGTAGCAAACAATAAAGATCAGCGTAAGAAGAACTTTGCGCAGTTGAACTTCGAAGAAACTCCAATGGTAGCTGCTTTGGCTACTTTGGCTCAAAAAGAGTCTGAAGTGTTGAAGTATGAAGCAGAGACGTTATCTCAACTTGCCCAAAAAGTAGGTGCGGATATCATCAAGTTTGAAAACATTTTCGCAATGGCTAGTGCTGAGTCCAAAACAGTAGCGGCTGGTACTAAATATAAAGCAGAAATGTTCTTAGCAGCTTCTTCTGACGCTGTAACGCCTACAATGTCTGTGGATGGAAGACCTATCTCTGTAAAAGGTGGAAAAGGTCAGATTGAGTTCACAGCTACTGCTGGTAACTATGATGCGGAAGGAAATGCTAAAAAGAGATGGACTGGTAAAGTTCGTTTCCGTCAGGCAAGTGGACGTGATACTACCTTTACGGTAACTCAGGATTACGTGGTGGCTAAGCCAGTAATGCAGATTCAGTCTGCCTCTATTAACTCTTTGTACTTCAACTGCGGAAATGAGCTAAGTGTACAAGTCCCTGCATTAGGTGCCGTATATGATCCTTCTTTCTCTGCTTCTGGGGCAACAGTAGTTAAAGGTGCTAAGAAAGGTTTCTTAACTATCATTCCTACGTCAAGACAAGTGAAATTGAACGTAAGCAGTGGCGGAAACGCTATTGGTTCACAAGATTTCACTGTAAAACTGGTGCCAAGACCAAGAGTAGTAGCTTCTGCTAATGGTCGTCCGGTAGATGTGGTAAAAGGTATGCCTGCGCCAGGTCCTCGTACTTTAACAGTGCAAGCTCTTGCTGATGAAAGCTTCAAGAACCAATTGCCTAAAGATGCTCGTTACAGAGTGACCCAATACACTGTTTACTTAGTGCGTGGAAGCCGTCCGGTAGGTTCAGTACAAGGAAATGGACCAACAGTAAGTTTAGGTAATCTAGCTGGTCAGGCACGCCCTGGAGACAGAATTGCCATCGACGTAAAAGAAATACGTAGAATGAACTATCGTGATCAGCAGGAAGTTGTTCCTTCTGATAACTCAAGTATCACTTTTCAGCTTAACTAG
- the porN gene encoding type IX secretion system ring subunit PorN/GldN, with protein sequence MKKLIVLGLAGLLSMPVVSMAQKRTTKKSTTSAQRAQQSAAAEKARQEELARQQESQRQAEMAQARMDSSLAAPASARPIPASDVMFKKTVWRAVDLREKQNQPMFSSGRQITKLITEAVKRGELQPYRSDTLNTPIPAQEFFGNMTPAETGGGLTEAEKAAGFEAPTAVEDDGWGTPAPAKKATPAKKGTTPAPAAAVTTGNELLPNELYKLEIKEDVVFDKKRSRLYHDIQAITLVMPAKYNSLGFEKPIASFKYSDLVKVFRAHPEEALWFNSQNDAQHKNLADAFDLWLFSSYITKVSNVNDARLEEQYGGGKKGLLAAQQAMEELIEFEYSLWSY encoded by the coding sequence ATGAAGAAGTTAATTGTGTTGGGTTTAGCAGGCTTGCTTAGCATGCCGGTTGTTAGTATGGCGCAAAAGCGTACTACTAAAAAGTCAACTACTTCTGCGCAAAGAGCCCAGCAAAGTGCTGCTGCTGAAAAGGCACGTCAGGAAGAGTTAGCTCGCCAGCAGGAATCACAACGGCAAGCAGAAATGGCTCAGGCAAGAATGGATAGCTCTTTAGCCGCTCCCGCTTCTGCCAGACCAATTCCTGCCTCTGATGTGATGTTCAAGAAAACGGTTTGGAGAGCGGTTGACCTGCGTGAAAAGCAAAACCAGCCCATGTTCTCCAGCGGAAGACAAATCACTAAACTAATCACCGAGGCGGTGAAAAGAGGTGAGTTGCAACCCTATCGCTCAGATACTTTAAACACTCCTATCCCAGCTCAGGAGTTCTTTGGTAACATGACTCCCGCTGAAACAGGTGGTGGATTAACTGAGGCTGAGAAAGCAGCGGGATTTGAGGCACCTACGGCAGTAGAAGATGATGGATGGGGAACACCTGCTCCAGCAAAGAAAGCTACTCCAGCTAAAAAAGGCACTACACCTGCTCCAGCAGCAGCTGTAACTACTGGAAATGAACTGCTTCCTAACGAGCTTTATAAATTAGAGATCAAGGAAGATGTGGTATTTGATAAAAAGCGTTCAAGACTTTATCATGATATCCAAGCCATTACCCTAGTAATGCCAGCTAAATACAACAGCCTTGGTTTTGAGAAACCAATTGCTTCTTTTAAGTACAGTGATTTAGTAAAAGTTTTTAGAGCACACCCGGAAGAGGCGCTTTGGTTCAACTCGCAGAATGATGCGCAGCACAAGAACCTGGCAGATGCTTTTGACTTATGGTTGTTCAGCTCTTACATTACCAAAGTTTCTAACGTAAATGATGCACGTTTAGAAGAGCAGTACGGTGGTGGCAAAAAAGGCTTATTAGCTGCCCAGCAAGCTATGGAAGAGCTTATAGAGTTCGAGTACAGCTTGTGGAGCTACTAA